One window of Ralstonia pickettii DTP0602 genomic DNA carries:
- a CDS encoding hypothetical protein (K00812: E2.6.1.1A, aspB; aspartate aminotransferase [EC:2.6.1.1]), whose protein sequence is MIQRITQLTPASFPGDFMKTLLAHRLDGVKPSPSMAAKTRVDALRAAGRSIVDFTIGEPDFLTPKHIMDSGIAALLSGQTRYTSPSGTLALRQAIVKKFRRENTLEFKPENIVVGNGAKHIIYNAFAATLNEGDEVVVPAPYWVSYPDMVALHGGKAVVVSSDASHGFKLTPEALESALSPRTKWLVLNTPNNPTGAVYTASELVALGAVLQRHSHVWLMTDEIYEHFIYGDVKHASLLQMVPELAERTLIINGVSKAYAMTGWRIGYGAGPTPLVQAIAMLLSQSTSCPNAMAQAAAVEALNGPQQCVADAVAIYGQRRDLIVELLRKVPGVDCVSPDGAFYVFPSVAGLMGRVTPGGGVLSSDVDVMRYFLEHASLAVIDGTSYGMPEHLRISFATSVELIEQGCNFLRDAVNDLS, encoded by the coding sequence TTGATCCAACGCATCACTCAACTCACGCCGGCTTCGTTTCCGGGGGATTTTATGAAAACCTTGCTGGCCCACCGCCTTGACGGCGTCAAGCCTTCGCCAAGCATGGCGGCCAAGACGCGTGTCGATGCGTTGCGCGCTGCAGGTCGGAGCATCGTCGACTTTACCATCGGCGAGCCCGACTTCTTGACACCGAAGCACATCATGGACAGCGGCATTGCCGCCTTGCTATCGGGACAGACGCGTTACACGTCGCCCAGCGGAACGCTCGCTCTGCGGCAGGCAATCGTCAAAAAATTCCGTCGAGAGAACACGCTGGAATTCAAGCCCGAGAACATCGTTGTCGGGAATGGTGCAAAACACATCATCTACAACGCCTTCGCAGCTACCTTGAATGAGGGAGACGAAGTCGTGGTGCCTGCACCGTACTGGGTTTCGTATCCAGACATGGTAGCGCTCCATGGGGGCAAGGCCGTCGTCGTATCCAGTGATGCAAGCCACGGATTCAAGCTGACGCCGGAGGCTCTGGAATCAGCTCTATCTCCTCGAACGAAGTGGCTAGTGCTGAACACACCCAACAACCCGACCGGAGCGGTATACACAGCCAGCGAACTGGTCGCGTTAGGTGCCGTACTGCAGCGGCATTCTCATGTCTGGCTGATGACCGATGAGATCTATGAGCATTTCATCTATGGCGATGTAAAGCATGCTTCTTTGCTCCAGATGGTTCCGGAACTGGCAGAGCGGACGCTGATCATCAATGGCGTTTCCAAAGCCTATGCCATGACGGGCTGGCGTATCGGCTACGGTGCAGGCCCAACGCCGCTGGTGCAAGCAATTGCGATGTTGCTGTCACAGAGCACATCGTGTCCGAATGCCATGGCCCAGGCGGCGGCCGTGGAGGCACTCAATGGGCCGCAGCAATGCGTTGCAGATGCGGTGGCAATCTACGGCCAGCGCAGGGATCTCATTGTGGAGCTCCTGAGAAAGGTCCCTGGTGTCGACTGCGTGTCGCCAGACGGTGCATTCTACGTCTTCCCCAGTGTGGCTGGACTTATGGGGCGGGTGACGCCTGGGGGAGGGGTTCTTTCCTCCGACGTCGACGTTATGCGCTACTTTTTGGAGCACGCAAGCCTGGCAGTGATCGATGGAACTTCCTACGGGATGCCCGAACATCTTCGCATCTCCTTTGCCACTTCCGTCGAATTGATTGAGCAAGGTTGCAACTTCCTTCGGGATGCTGTGAACGACCTCTCCTGA
- a CDS encoding amino acid ABC transporter substrate-binding protein (K02030: ABC.PA.S; polar amino acid transport system substrate-binding protein), with protein MKTSVLTLVASAALMLLGNPARADQLADIKSKGVFVCGTLGTAEPFSFPNTQTREVEGYDVDFCRALAKSLGAKLELKLISVAARIPELQQGRVDVVIASLGWTAERAEQIAFSDQYFVSEQKMAARKDSGYKSLQDVSGKRVSALKGSSSEMLVRKAVPGATTITFQDPPSAFLAMLQGKVDAFAIGELYLEKYRLQSESTVPIVKLEPSLASEPWGIGMRKSEPGLIKHVNAVLQAMEKSGEAQQIFDKWLGSQTIYKMKRSFKIEPIKG; from the coding sequence ATGAAGACTTCTGTTCTGACTCTCGTTGCCAGTGCCGCCCTGATGCTGCTGGGCAATCCCGCACGCGCGGACCAACTCGCTGACATCAAATCGAAGGGCGTGTTCGTCTGTGGGACGCTCGGTACCGCCGAGCCCTTCAGCTTCCCCAATACGCAAACCCGCGAGGTTGAGGGCTACGACGTGGACTTCTGCAGGGCGTTGGCAAAGTCCCTCGGTGCGAAGCTTGAGCTGAAGCTCATTTCCGTGGCAGCACGGATCCCCGAACTTCAACAAGGTCGTGTTGACGTGGTCATTGCCAGCCTGGGGTGGACCGCCGAACGCGCTGAGCAGATTGCCTTCAGCGACCAGTATTTTGTGAGCGAGCAGAAGATGGCGGCACGCAAGGACAGCGGATACAAATCCCTCCAGGATGTGTCAGGAAAACGCGTCAGCGCTCTCAAAGGCTCCAGTTCCGAGATGCTTGTGCGCAAGGCAGTTCCCGGGGCAACGACCATCACCTTCCAGGATCCACCGAGCGCCTTTCTCGCGATGCTGCAAGGGAAAGTAGATGCCTTTGCCATTGGGGAACTCTACCTCGAGAAGTATCGCCTGCAATCTGAAAGTACCGTCCCCATCGTGAAGCTCGAGCCATCACTGGCGTCTGAACCGTGGGGAATCGGCATGCGCAAAAGCGAGCCGGGCTTGATCAAGCACGTGAACGCCGTGCTGCAGGCAATGGAGAAATCGGGAGAGGCGCAGCAGATCTTCGACAAGTGGCTGGGTAGCCAGACCATCTACAAGATGAAGCGCAGCTTCAAGATTGAGCCGATCAAAGGCTGA
- a CDS encoding ABC transporter permease (K02029: ABC.PA.P; polar amino acid transport system permease protein) — protein MDHKLDFSVLLRGDYPKWILDGVVTMFELTLAAWLLAMALGTMLAVARMSNIRIAKIAVAIYVEYHQNVPMLVQVFLWYFGIPALLPLPWQQWINAHNSAFVLAFIAGGLCMAAYVSEGLRGGIRSIPKSQLEAARAIGLSYLQAARLIVIPQALRIALPTLVSYTVLLFKNTSVAMAIGVAELTYATREIESQSFRTVEIYLLSTVIYLGFSLVILKAGTYLEVRYRIRAR, from the coding sequence GTGGATCACAAGCTCGATTTTTCAGTGTTGCTGCGAGGTGACTATCCGAAATGGATCCTTGACGGCGTCGTCACCATGTTTGAACTCACGCTGGCGGCGTGGTTGCTCGCGATGGCCTTGGGGACCATGCTTGCCGTGGCACGCATGAGCAACATCCGAATAGCAAAGATTGCGGTAGCGATCTATGTTGAGTATCACCAGAACGTGCCCATGCTGGTCCAGGTTTTCCTTTGGTACTTCGGCATCCCCGCGCTCTTGCCGCTGCCGTGGCAGCAGTGGATCAATGCACATAACAGCGCATTCGTGTTGGCTTTCATTGCAGGGGGGCTGTGCATGGCAGCCTATGTCTCCGAAGGGTTGCGCGGGGGGATCCGATCCATTCCAAAGTCTCAGTTGGAGGCCGCTCGCGCCATTGGCCTTTCCTATCTTCAGGCGGCGCGTCTCATCGTTATCCCTCAGGCACTGCGGATTGCACTGCCTACCCTGGTGAGTTACACGGTACTGCTGTTCAAAAACACCAGCGTGGCCATGGCAATTGGGGTTGCGGAGCTGACTTATGCAACCCGTGAAATTGAGAGCCAGTCGTTCAGGACCGTGGAAATTTACCTGCTATCAACTGTGATCTATCTTGGATTTTCCTTGGTGATCCTGAAAGCAGGAACGTATCTTGAAGTTCGCTATCGGATTCGAGCGAGGTAG
- a CDS encoding amino acid ABC transporter permease (K02029: ABC.PA.P; polar amino acid transport system permease protein), which translates to MDNILLILRDYGTLLLVGQYPNGPLGGLAVTLLLSLLGLTLAFPIGVVIALARLSPFRWLRWPAIALVYVARGVPLLMFIFWVYFFVPLLIGRTVTGFTTMVVTLVIYQAAYLSEIVRSGIEGLPRGQTEAARAVGLSYIQTMSKVILPQALYNMIPALVSQFVSTVKETSLGYVISVNEVTFAATQINSSLMTQPFQVYFILAGIYFCLCFSLTQLARFLERRITTRREGSRQSVVAVVSPSTTTTETAA; encoded by the coding sequence GTGGATAACATTCTTCTCATCTTGCGCGACTATGGGACTTTGCTTCTCGTAGGTCAGTACCCCAATGGGCCACTCGGGGGATTGGCGGTCACATTGCTTCTTTCCTTGCTTGGATTGACGCTTGCCTTTCCGATTGGCGTAGTGATCGCACTCGCACGCCTCAGTCCCTTTCGCTGGCTGCGCTGGCCTGCGATTGCGCTGGTCTATGTCGCGCGCGGCGTACCGCTGCTGATGTTCATTTTCTGGGTGTACTTCTTCGTCCCCTTGCTCATTGGTCGCACGGTCACTGGCTTCACGACCATGGTGGTGACACTTGTGATCTACCAAGCGGCCTACCTGTCCGAGATTGTGCGATCCGGTATTGAGGGCTTGCCCAGGGGGCAAACCGAAGCAGCGCGTGCCGTGGGGCTGAGCTACATCCAGACCATGAGCAAGGTAATCCTCCCCCAGGCTCTGTACAACATGATTCCAGCCTTGGTCAGCCAGTTCGTTTCAACTGTCAAGGAAACCTCGCTTGGGTATGTGATCAGCGTGAACGAAGTCACCTTTGCGGCGACGCAGATCAACAGTTCGCTCATGACGCAGCCATTCCAGGTGTACTTCATCCTTGCTGGCATTTACTTCTGTCTCTGCTTCTCACTGACGCAACTGGCGCGCTTCCTTGAGCGCCGAATCACAACTCGACGCGAAGGAAGCCGCCAGTCCGTGGTGGCTGTTGTATCACCCTCTACCACCACTACGGAGACAGCCGCGTGA
- a CDS encoding ABC transporter (K02028: ABC.PA.A; polar amino acid transport system ATP-binding protein [EC:3.6.3.21]), giving the protein MNMNFSKKPLITFKDVSKWYGEYRALSSISADVHQGEVVVVCGPSGSGKSTLIRTANRLEEIQSGTIHFDGKDVHASTVDINKFRSQVGFVFQSFNLFPHLSVAQNIMLGPVNVRKQRRAEARTRALELLDRVGLVSKVDAFPGQLSGGQQQRVAIARALAMDPPVMLFDEPTSALDPEMVGEVLQVMKSLARDGMTMMCVTHEMNFAREVADRVWFMDQGSLVEVGVPDEFFSKPTSERARKFLSDLRTH; this is encoded by the coding sequence GTGAACATGAATTTCAGCAAAAAGCCTCTCATTACCTTCAAGGACGTCAGCAAGTGGTACGGGGAGTATCGCGCGCTAAGCAGCATCAGCGCTGATGTCCACCAAGGTGAAGTCGTTGTCGTGTGTGGGCCATCAGGTTCAGGGAAATCCACGCTGATTCGAACCGCGAACCGTCTGGAGGAGATCCAAAGTGGAACAATTCATTTCGACGGCAAAGACGTCCATGCGTCAACGGTCGATATCAACAAGTTTCGCAGCCAGGTTGGTTTCGTATTCCAGAGCTTTAACTTGTTTCCGCATCTTTCCGTTGCCCAGAACATCATGCTCGGGCCGGTCAATGTACGTAAGCAACGACGCGCAGAGGCGAGAACCCGTGCTCTCGAATTGCTCGATCGTGTCGGCCTAGTATCGAAGGTCGACGCATTTCCTGGACAACTTTCGGGAGGCCAGCAGCAGCGTGTAGCAATTGCGCGGGCATTGGCGATGGATCCCCCCGTCATGCTGTTTGACGAACCGACCAGTGCCTTGGATCCTGAGATGGTTGGGGAGGTGTTGCAGGTGATGAAGTCACTGGCGCGCGATGGCATGACGATGATGTGTGTCACACACGAAATGAATTTTGCCCGGGAGGTTGCGGACCGGGTGTGGTTCATGGATCAGGGGAGTTTGGTCGAGGTCGGAGTACCGGACGAGTTTTTCTCGAAACCTACTAGCGAGCGAGCGCGCAAGTTCCTTTCTGACCTGCGTACTCACTAG
- a CDS encoding ABC transporter substrate-binding protein: MQQAFRSRRRFLGLAAAALAAIGAATPLATPAAESADAFPARPIRFIVPFPSGSGTDTTARMFAKKIGELTGQGVVVENKPGGNGFIGVRTALNAPPDGYTVFIGSNSTLSTNAATFRKLPYDPLTDFAPISLLSRGPCVIIVPANSPYRTLSELLEDARKRPGALNYGSGSISYTIYSEWLNELARTKTTAVPYKGAGDVINGVMAANVDFAVVDASGAIELVRGGKLRALAFTAPQRSPLLPDVPSIAEAGLPDFLAHNWVAAAVPAKTPPAVVKRLHDLFAQAGNAPDVRDYYTRLSAELILSSPAEMRQYQKDEIQRWKRLATVAKIPLQ, from the coding sequence ATGCAACAGGCTTTCCGTTCCCGCCGCCGCTTCCTTGGATTGGCCGCGGCCGCGCTGGCGGCCATCGGCGCGGCTACGCCGCTGGCGACGCCCGCCGCCGAATCTGCCGATGCTTTTCCCGCCCGCCCGATACGGTTCATCGTACCCTTCCCTTCCGGCAGCGGCACCGATACCACCGCGCGTATGTTCGCCAAGAAGATCGGCGAGCTGACCGGCCAAGGCGTGGTAGTCGAGAACAAGCCCGGCGGCAACGGCTTTATCGGCGTGCGGACCGCGCTGAACGCGCCGCCTGACGGCTATACGGTTTTTATCGGCAGCAATTCCACGCTGTCGACCAACGCCGCCACCTTTCGCAAGCTGCCGTATGACCCGTTGACGGACTTCGCGCCAATCTCGCTGCTGTCGCGCGGGCCCTGCGTGATCATCGTGCCGGCCAACTCGCCCTACCGCACGCTGTCGGAGCTGCTGGAAGACGCCCGTAAGCGCCCCGGCGCGCTCAACTACGGCTCTGGCTCGATCTCCTACACGATCTACTCGGAGTGGCTCAACGAGCTGGCCCGCACCAAGACCACCGCCGTGCCGTACAAGGGCGCGGGCGATGTCATCAACGGCGTGATGGCGGCCAATGTCGACTTCGCCGTGGTGGACGCCAGCGGCGCCATCGAACTGGTCCGTGGCGGCAAGCTCCGCGCGCTGGCCTTCACCGCGCCGCAGCGCTCGCCGCTGCTGCCGGACGTGCCCTCCATCGCCGAAGCCGGCCTGCCGGACTTCCTGGCCCACAATTGGGTGGCCGCGGCGGTCCCGGCAAAGACCCCGCCGGCGGTGGTGAAGCGGCTGCATGACCTGTTCGCGCAGGCCGGCAATGCCCCCGACGTGCGCGACTACTACACGCGCCTGTCGGCCGAGCTGATCCTGTCGTCGCCGGCCGAGATGCGGCAATACCAGAAAGACGAGATCCAGCGCTGGAAGCGGCTGGCGACGGTGGCAAAGATCCCGCTGCAGTAG
- a CDS encoding LysR family transcriptional regulator, protein MELRHLRYFIAAAEEEHFGRASDRLFVTRPAVSQIIADLEDELGVELFERQAHKVKLTAAGLALLPRLQSMMCDLSQAITLAKQVGEGKVGELCIGYGSLSLYHPLLRAAIKRFLEYHPNVALTLVEMPTSDQVKAVLDGKIQVGFMHFCPDDGHRKQRRGSAQPEGEASLERYVIQTGGLGVVVPTDHPLAKKRAISLSQLARERFVVVPRSSVSPGYGPLFALCQEAGFQPQVVQEVHSIASQMNLISVGVGIGLAVLGKDFTYPSGLTVIRLTDVNYRTNFQLSWLKGRTEPVLQQFIEVVKELSAPSANLNAAGNED, encoded by the coding sequence ATGGAACTCAGACATCTGCGCTATTTCATTGCTGCGGCGGAAGAAGAGCATTTCGGCCGTGCCTCGGACCGCCTGTTCGTCACCCGTCCGGCCGTCTCGCAGATCATCGCGGACCTGGAGGACGAACTTGGGGTCGAGCTGTTCGAACGCCAGGCTCACAAGGTAAAGCTAACCGCCGCCGGCCTCGCGCTCCTGCCTAGGCTGCAGAGCATGATGTGCGACCTCAGCCAGGCGATAACGCTGGCGAAACAGGTCGGCGAAGGCAAGGTCGGGGAGCTGTGCATCGGCTATGGCTCGTTGAGCCTCTATCACCCTTTGCTCCGTGCCGCGATCAAGCGATTTCTCGAATACCACCCCAATGTCGCGCTTACGCTGGTCGAAATGCCGACGTCAGACCAGGTCAAGGCGGTGCTCGACGGAAAGATCCAGGTGGGCTTCATGCATTTCTGCCCCGATGACGGACACCGCAAGCAGCGAAGAGGCAGTGCGCAGCCGGAAGGCGAAGCTTCGCTCGAACGCTACGTGATCCAGACTGGCGGCCTTGGCGTCGTGGTGCCCACCGACCATCCGCTCGCGAAGAAAAGGGCCATCTCGCTGAGCCAGCTCGCCAGGGAGCGATTCGTCGTGGTTCCGAGATCGAGCGTCAGCCCCGGCTACGGTCCGCTGTTCGCGTTGTGCCAGGAGGCTGGATTCCAGCCGCAGGTCGTCCAGGAAGTCCACTCCATTGCTTCGCAGATGAATCTGATCTCCGTGGGGGTCGGCATCGGCCTGGCTGTGCTCGGGAAAGACTTTACCTACCCCTCCGGCCTCACCGTCATCAGGCTTACCGACGTCAATTACCGGACCAACTTTCAACTCAGTTGGCTGAAGGGGCGTACCGAGCCCGTTCTGCAGCAGTTCATCGAGGTCGTCAAGGAACTCTCCGCGCCCTCCGCTAATCTCAACGCAGCTGGCAATGAAGACTGA
- a CDS encoding Fis family transcriptional regulator codes for MKREPEGILVLDEHGSPTFSSGLGQDARISQSLCRLWQNRTRVPLRRLLALTDLDRPMTVATIPTRDAACFLVFDAQEADEFSEFLASVDSAEDILRHFITDPYKAMVVVDADGKISYMSPVHERFFGLRHGEAIGKHVTAVVENTRLHEVVATGKGQVAQLQEMNGVTRIVSRLPVLDRRKRVVAAIGQVMFKGPESIRRLTGELAQAKQELDFYRRELSGIRNRTYGLEQIVGSSDSVRKLKDDILRLAPLDVPVLLAGESGTGKEMVAHAIHMLSPRNDKPLVLVNAAAMPPNLVESELFGYEPGAFTGADRKGRNGKFEAADTGTLFLDEIGDMPVDMQVKLLRVLQDGRFERIGGDRARHSDFRLISASNRDFRSMIADSSFRLDLFYRISAVTLRLPPLRERLEDIPELADTFLEAFSVRHGTPKKSISESAIGFLQSRAWPGNIRQLQHAIERAAIFCDKPMLSIKDFGTLDGIDRPLNSLQAGGSTSGTEAGSGEIREATERVATEMILAAMQRTGGNKTRVAEQLGISRSYLYKRLSMMEPARNGESASRQAGIK; via the coding sequence ATGAAGCGTGAACCAGAAGGAATTCTCGTCCTGGACGAGCATGGGAGTCCCACGTTTTCGAGCGGCCTGGGCCAGGACGCGCGGATCTCGCAATCGCTGTGCCGGCTCTGGCAGAACCGTACGCGGGTGCCCCTCAGGCGCCTGTTGGCCCTGACGGATCTGGACCGTCCGATGACGGTCGCGACCATCCCCACGCGGGATGCCGCTTGCTTTCTGGTCTTCGATGCGCAAGAGGCGGACGAATTCAGCGAATTCCTGGCCAGTGTCGACTCGGCGGAGGACATCCTCCGTCATTTCATCACCGATCCCTACAAGGCGATGGTGGTCGTCGACGCGGACGGAAAGATCAGCTATATGAGTCCGGTCCATGAGCGCTTCTTCGGCCTGCGCCACGGCGAAGCGATCGGCAAGCATGTGACAGCCGTGGTCGAGAATACGAGGCTGCACGAGGTCGTCGCGACCGGGAAGGGGCAGGTCGCTCAATTGCAGGAGATGAACGGCGTCACGCGTATCGTCTCACGGCTGCCCGTGCTCGATCGCAGGAAGCGCGTGGTTGCGGCGATCGGGCAGGTGATGTTCAAGGGGCCGGAGTCCATCCGGCGACTGACCGGCGAGCTGGCCCAGGCGAAGCAGGAACTGGACTTCTATCGGCGCGAACTCTCCGGCATCCGTAACCGGACGTACGGGCTGGAGCAGATCGTTGGCAGCAGCGACTCGGTGCGCAAGCTCAAGGACGACATTCTGCGTCTGGCACCGCTCGACGTGCCGGTGTTGCTGGCAGGTGAAAGCGGGACCGGCAAGGAAATGGTCGCTCATGCCATCCATATGCTGAGTCCGCGCAACGACAAGCCGCTGGTCCTGGTCAACGCTGCGGCGATGCCGCCGAATCTCGTCGAGAGCGAGCTGTTTGGCTACGAGCCGGGCGCCTTCACCGGAGCGGACCGGAAGGGCAGAAATGGCAAGTTCGAGGCCGCCGATACCGGCACGCTGTTCCTGGACGAGATCGGCGACATGCCGGTCGACATGCAGGTCAAGCTCCTGCGCGTGCTCCAGGACGGCAGGTTCGAGCGGATCGGCGGCGACCGTGCGCGGCACTCGGACTTCCGGCTTATCTCGGCCAGCAACCGCGACTTCAGGTCCATGATCGCCGACTCGAGCTTTCGGCTGGACCTGTTCTATCGCATCAGCGCGGTCACCTTGCGCCTGCCTCCCCTGCGCGAGCGCCTCGAGGATATCCCCGAGCTTGCGGATACCTTCCTGGAGGCATTTTCCGTGCGACACGGCACGCCGAAGAAATCCATCTCGGAGTCTGCCATCGGCTTTCTGCAGTCTCGCGCGTGGCCGGGCAACATCCGCCAGCTCCAGCATGCGATCGAGCGGGCGGCGATCTTCTGTGACAAGCCCATGCTCTCCATCAAGGACTTCGGCACGCTCGACGGTATCGACCGGCCGCTAAACAGCCTTCAGGCCGGTGGCTCAACGTCCGGCACCGAAGCTGGCAGCGGCGAGATCCGCGAGGCCACGGAGCGGGTGGCAACCGAGATGATCCTCGCGGCGATGCAGCGCACGGGCGGAAACAAGACGCGCGTCGCGGAGCAACTGGGCATCTCGCGCTCCTACCTCTACAAGCGACTCAGCATGATGGAGCCCGCGCGCAACGGTGAGTCGGCGTCGCGCCAGGCCGGCATCAAATGA
- a CDS encoding hypothetical protein (K01720: E4.2.1.79, prpD; 2-methylcitrate dehydratase [EC:4.2.1.79]), protein MDATTLRIARYVAAADFDKLPESAIHECQRRVIDSVACAAAAHGEPFCATMRTFAARYAGTPGARIWGAGARTSIEMAAFANGTMLRYLDYSDTHLGRSNGHPSDMIGGLIAVAEAFGLSGKDLVTAIVVAYEVYCGLCDGAALAARGIDQGTCAAAGAAAGAARLLGLGEKQAGEALSIALSSALQLYNVRTGDLSDWKGCAGPNGARNGVFAALLAREGVSGPTAVVEGKGGMRDVVGELDWQVGAGGPPRIVGTHLKLHPVCYHGQAAVDAALALRDRVSITDIASIEVETYEAAFRAMGADPTRWAPTNRETADHSLPYAIAVALLNGRLTSADYEQERLGDAGTRRLMECIGVCSSPKLTLEFPAHSRSRITIRDKGGATYSYLQTDPKGSAANPLTDAELESKFIDLYGPWGNPSKARRLLDMLWSVERLGSVALLVDALCETAVP, encoded by the coding sequence ATGGACGCAACCACGCTTCGCATCGCACGCTATGTGGCGGCGGCTGATTTCGACAAGCTGCCGGAAAGCGCCATACACGAATGCCAACGCCGCGTCATCGACAGCGTGGCGTGCGCGGCCGCCGCTCATGGCGAGCCGTTCTGCGCCACTATGCGGACGTTCGCCGCGCGCTACGCCGGAACGCCCGGCGCGCGAATCTGGGGGGCCGGCGCGCGCACCTCGATCGAAATGGCGGCATTCGCCAACGGCACGATGCTGCGCTACCTGGACTACAGCGACACGCATCTCGGCAGGAGCAACGGGCACCCGAGCGACATGATCGGTGGGCTCATCGCGGTGGCCGAAGCCTTCGGGCTGAGCGGCAAGGACCTTGTCACCGCGATCGTCGTCGCCTACGAGGTCTATTGCGGCCTGTGTGACGGCGCGGCGCTCGCTGCGCGCGGCATCGACCAGGGAACGTGCGCGGCGGCGGGTGCCGCCGCAGGTGCGGCGCGGCTGCTGGGCCTCGGCGAAAAGCAGGCCGGCGAGGCGCTGTCGATAGCGCTGTCCTCCGCTCTCCAGCTCTACAACGTGCGCACCGGCGATCTGTCCGACTGGAAGGGTTGCGCCGGTCCGAACGGCGCGCGCAACGGCGTCTTCGCCGCGCTGCTGGCGCGCGAAGGTGTATCCGGTCCTACCGCGGTCGTGGAGGGCAAGGGCGGCATGCGGGACGTCGTCGGTGAACTTGACTGGCAGGTCGGAGCGGGCGGGCCGCCGCGCATCGTCGGCACACACCTCAAGCTCCACCCCGTCTGCTATCACGGCCAGGCGGCCGTCGACGCGGCGCTGGCCTTACGAGATAGGGTGTCCATCACGGACATCGCGTCGATCGAAGTCGAAACTTACGAGGCGGCCTTCCGCGCGATGGGTGCCGACCCGACCCGCTGGGCCCCAACCAATCGCGAAACCGCCGATCACAGCCTGCCCTATGCGATTGCCGTGGCCTTGCTGAACGGCCGGCTGACTTCTGCCGACTACGAGCAGGAGCGGCTCGGCGATGCGGGGACGAGACGCTTGATGGAATGCATTGGGGTCTGCAGCTCCCCCAAACTCACCCTGGAATTCCCGGCGCACTCGCGCAGTCGCATCACGATCCGTGACAAGGGTGGTGCCACGTACAGCTACTTGCAGACCGACCCCAAGGGCAGCGCAGCGAATCCGCTCACCGACGCTGAGCTGGAGTCGAAGTTCATCGATCTGTACGGTCCGTGGGGCAATCCGTCGAAAGCCCGTCGGTTGTTGGACATGCTGTGGTCGGTCGAGCGTCTCGGCAGCGTTGCGCTGCTGGTCGATGCCCTCTGCGAGACGGCGGTCCCATAG